In Lytechinus variegatus isolate NC3 chromosome 12, Lvar_3.0, whole genome shotgun sequence, a single window of DNA contains:
- the LOC121425228 gene encoding ankyrin repeat domain-containing protein 53-like, translating into MESSSRIKTTGSNYTIATGAGAVPSTSTSKRSRKAALGGDEFMAAAIGDTAWLRQTLKEGKNPANFDKNGLSAIHLASLHGRIECLKLLVEKYHVSVNLASSTGWRPIHLCINSRTGKRSLECMKYLLDMGADPSVPNEDLMTPTHQAAIEGSVKCMAALLAHNADISTPDCNGHLPLDYAKIWGHRKCARLLASETWKREKEAELTKVTELQQLKNLKDAVDDWEQQDQQAYKEIQADQLFEEWMEKKGIADKQSPRLVSHKKESSTLGAMANQLYQANSPRKANVPAVKLQAVGEKTAAKGKAKDSKGKTQTKSTPAPVNTSGAEHIVAKERLCKGKTKPKLEPVAKVKVPILEITGNPNLDKVKLYTQPVPDLPQEVIDRILLEKLSPHERPLSFKCKNIIDAQHRRLYDDSVKPIQEVYAHISNDKSSMLFPGVTGSGSSSSTRTSSISDSDSFNNQRIAGALKHIAKPYKFPQIHGEDYTYGFEVL; encoded by the exons ATGGAATCGAGCTCACGGATCAAAACGACAGGATCCAATTACACGATCGCCACTGGCGCTGGAGCCGTCCCGTCCACCTCCACTTCGAAGCGGAGTCGAAAGGCGGCTCTGGGCGGGGATGAATTTATGGCAGCGGCAATCGGAGATACAGCCTGGCTCAGACAGACTCTAAAAGAGGGGAAAAATCCtgcaaattttgacaaaaat gGATTATCTGCTATTCACCTGGCTTCTCTACATGGTAGAATAGAATGCCTGAAACTTCTGGTTGAGAAGTACCATGTGAGTGTGAACTTGGCCAGTTCTACGGGCTGGAGACCAATCCATCTCTGTATTAACAGCAGGACTGGAAAGAGATCTCTGGAATGCATGAAGTATCTCCTGGACATGGGTGCAGATCCATCGGT ACCCAATGAGGATCTGATGACCCCTACCCACCAAGCTGCTATTGAAGGAAGTGTTAAGTGTATGGCAGCTCTTCTTGCTCATAATGCTGATATAAGTACGCCTGATTGTAATGGCCATCTACCTCTTGATTATGCAAAGATTTGGGGACATAGAAAATGTGCCAG ACTACTGGCATCAGAGACATGGAAGCGAGAGAAGGAGGCAGAATTGACCAAGGTGACTGAGCTGCAGCAGCTTAAGAATCTTAAGGATGCTGTTGATGATTGGGAACAACAAGATCAGCAAGCTTACAAGGAAATCCAAGCTGACCAGTTGTTTGAAGAGTGGATGGAAAAGAAAGGTATAGCAGACAAACAATCACCCCGACTTGTCTCTCATAAAAAGGAGTCTTCAACACTTGGAGCAATGGCCAACCAGCTTTACCAGGCTAACAGTCCTCGGAAAGCAAATGTTCCTGCAGTCAAGCTACAGGCTGTTGGTGAGAAGACTGCAGCAAAAGGAAAGGCAAAGGATTCCAAGGGAAAGACACAAACCAAGTCAACACCAGCTCCTGTAAACACCTCTGGTGCAGAGCATATTGTAGCCAAGGAAAGGTTATGCAAAGGCAAGACAAAGCCAAAGCTAGAACCAGTAGCAAAGGTCAAAGTCCCCATCCTTGAAATCACTGGAAATCCGAACCTTGACAAAGTTAAACTCTACACACAACCTGTGCCTGACCTTCCGCAAGAAGTCATTGACAGAATACTTCTTGAGAAACTCTCACCCCATGAACGTCCTCTTTCCTTCAAATGCAAGAACATTATCGATGCCCAGCACAGACGCCTCTATGATGACAGCGTTAAGCCTATCCAGGAGGTCTATGCCCACATCTcaaatgataaatcatcaatgttatttccAGGAGTAACCGGTTCtgggtcatcatcatcaacaagaACAAGTAGCATCTCAGATTCAGACAGTTTTAATAACCAGAGAATAGCAGGTGCCTTGAAACACATAGCCAAACCATACAAATTTCCTCAGATTCATGGAGAAGACTATACATATGGCTTTGAAGTATTATGA